The Osmerus mordax isolate fOsmMor3 chromosome 28, fOsmMor3.pri, whole genome shotgun sequence genome segment GGTTGggtgtaggagggtgtgtgtgtaggaggggggggagggagggagggagggagggaggaggggggggagtgggggggagggtagaCGCATCGTTTCAAGCCCCTTCGTccttggggggaggtgggggggggagggagggggggcagcagcaggctaagggggagagagacggctCTCACCTGTCTCTGTTCCCGGGCTCTGACGGATGGCTACCTGTCTCCACGGCGCCCCTCTGAAGGACCCAGGGCTCTCTGCGTGTGCCCGGCGCTGAGTGAGAGCTGCAGCTGTCCTCATGAACgccagccctccccccctccaaccgccaccaccccccctcccccctagccAGGCCAGAGCAGTACAGTAAGCAGCTCTCGATTGTACAAAATAATTACCCTGCAATCTTAcagtccccccacacacctccctccaccccccccagacTCATACAAGTGACAGAGTTACGATGGCTGTGTATTATTTCTCTCAAGTCTCGGCTGAAATGAAAGAGGAGCCCACTGTGAGGAGAGCAGGTTACCATGGGCTCCATATTTGAAAACCATGGCGACATAGTGCACTTGCGGGAAATGCACCGCCGAGTTTGACTGATTGGGAGAATCTCACCATTGACTGAAGTGAAATGAGACCCAACCTGTTCACACACGATTCTCCGACAAAAAGCTTCCGTATTAAGATGCATTTTACATAATACAAAGGCCTGTCCTCCTTTGTGTTGATGTCTAAAggaaaatatacaaataattattatttttagacaggtttttttttttttttttttttgcattcgcATAAAAGCTGACACATGGAAAGTAAATGGACACATCAGTTTCCCAGCATGGCTCCCCCTNNNNNNNNNNNNNNNNNNNNNNNNNNNNNNNNNNNNNNNNNNNNNNNNNNNNNNNNNNNNNNNNNNNNNNNNNNNNNNNNNNNNNNNNNNNNNNNNNNNNNNNNNNNNNNNNNNNNNNNNNNNNNNNNNNNNNNNNNNNNNNNNNNNNNNNNNNNNNNNNNNNNNNNNNNNNNNNNNNNNNNNNNNNNNNNNNNNNNNNNAACGAATTTCCCTCTCGAAAGGACGTACGATGAACCCTCGCTCTCAACGACAAGGGCGGAGACGGCGTCGAGGCTCCCAGCCTGTTCCTGCCCCCCGCCGCACGCTCGCACGGGGCCGGCTCACCGCGCTCTTCCTCTCGTTTGTCTGTCAGACGGCCCTCGTTTCCCCCCTCGCTGCCAGCGGGCGTTTGCTCTTCAGATTGTTCAAATTGAGCTTTCGAGACTTTTCCTTTCCAAACAACAAAAACCCTCGCTCTCAAATTAAACAAAGATCAGCGGGGGGGAAATTGCCCAGGAAGACATCTGTGACTCATTTTTACCCCCAGAGCATATGATTAGGAAATTCATTTATGTCTAACGTATAATTCCTGCTCTCCTTTCAAGTGGGAAGGTCCACAaagcaccccacccccacccccctctccccagaggaagaagggaggagaaggaaatgCTGTGGAGTGTTGGGTTAgaaaccacccccaccccccccccccacccccaccccaccccacccccgacaacaaaaaaaaacacaaaataacacAGAGCCCCGCGCTTAACTCtcgcttcttctttttttcatgcGGACGTTCGTGGGACGGTAACCCCGCCGATCGCGAGCGtgtggcggaggagaggggcggaggggtgggtgtggaggagggcaggggggggtgaagggggggggggggggtgggggggggggagcaggcggGGGTGGCCGGCTCAGGCTCCGGGAGGAAGCAGGCGGAATGTGGCTGTGGTGGGTGGGGCGGGGGAGGACGACCCCGGGGCTTCTTGGCGCTCTGTCTGGACCCAGACACATGTCTGTCTGGACCCAGACACatgtgtgtctggctggggCCGGCCGGCGCAAAGCTCCTGTCCCTCCTGCGGTCTGCAGCCTCCCTGGTTGTCACCGAGCAGACACAGCCCTGAGGGATGATGATAGGGCTGGCGGAGGACGGAGGGTCAGAGCAGGGAAGGACAGCCTCGTGTCACAGCCGTGCCACACAACCAAACCACTGTGTTACATGTATATTTATGTTGCATGTCATTTTGTCTAAATATATCACTGTCTGCAGTTACGTCTGCCTTGAGCTGCTTCAACCAAAACAATGTTTTGACTGGGTTGACAATGTTTTAAATACAGTCAATATTTCTGGTTTCATAACTAAATTGATTTAGCAACCGCTGTTGTGATGAACGGTGGCCAGTAAAGATGGGCCAACAATAAAAAGAGTTGACAAGATTTGTTAGTAGCAGGCCTTAAATCACGGTCTAACATACAGTGATCGAATGAAGGAAAATGGGTTGGTTACAGAGTGACAAGTACATTGTTTCCATAGAATATTCCGTCTTGGGCACAGAATGGGGTAATTATGTTCCTATCCATCAAAACTCATCAATGTCAAACACTCACTTTCCAGCACTTTCCTTTGTTCTCCATAGCTGAGGTGAAGCCCGAGCAGCAGCGTAGACGATGGCCGCAGGGTTCACGGTCTAACCTCAAACCTGCAGCCTCGGCCTTACCACGAAACACAGGGAGGAGTcgtgaccccctcccccccccccccatcccctgctCTAACTAGAGAtacgaggagatggagagatagggaCCTGAGCCCGACCACAGCACACACCTTCCCCCTGTGAGGGCTCCATCCTGACAGatgtcccaccccccacccccccgcccatcTCCCCTTGTCCTCTGCCCTCAGCCGTCGTGgctgcaggggtggagggggttggggggggggggggggggggtgtgtctcCCCTCAGCCTCAGTGGATCTTCCTCCACGACCGAGactggagagactggagagacttGCTGTAACAGAAAGAGGAACACGTCTTTGAGCCATGCGAGGGTTTATTTTTAAGCTGATAGGATCTTCTAGATAGGGAACTGCTAACTGTGAGCGAGATATGGTCGCGCTGGCTCGAAAATGACAGATTCACAGGATCATGTATACGTTCGTGCTTAGtgtctttttttatatatatatttgtggtTATAGACATTGGGATGTAATGGattattctctctctatctctctccctctctctctctccctctctctctccctctctctccctctctctctccctctctctctctctatctctctccctctccctctctctctctctctctctctctctccctctctctatctctctccctctctctctccctctctctctctctaggaaaCGGCTATGGGAACCACCGCAACTCGCCCGGCCTGCTGGTCTCTCCGGGCGGCATGAACAAGAACATGCAGGCCAAGTCCCCCCCCGCCCATGAACCTGGGCATGAACAACCGCAAGCCCGACCTGCGCGTGCTCATCCCCCCCGGCGCCAAGAACAACATGCCCTCCATTGTGAGTCGCCACTTCCGCCACCCTCATCCTTACCCAACCCCGCCTTCTacaccacccccccgccccccacggctctcctctacccctcctcccctgtcgtCATTGTCTGCCGTCGTCTCCGTTTTGTGGAGCCGGTTTCCTAGACGCCCACAAAGTCTACATCCTCGACCGGATGGAtcactgagaggggggggggggggggggggggggtgtttggtccggaaaaaaaggtttttgtctgttaagATTGTCCTCAATCATGGTCAAGGAAACGTCCTCTGGTCCTACACGTGTTCCAGAACCGTCCCGGTTTCCTCGTCCAGGTGGACAACGCCAGTGGTCTCGTACTCTCTGTACTCTTAGATGTTTCAGTCCGCCTCCGCCCTGCCTCTGCTTGACCCATAGAGCCACGCCCAGAGACACTTTCCATCCAATCAGACACTAATTCAAATGTAtcaacccccccatcccccctttccctcttaaTGCCATCAGTGTGAGGATGTCGATCTGCTTCTGGTGAGTTGGATTGTCAGAGAAGATCTCCGTGGCTCGAGACGGTATTTACTCTCATCGAAGTTGCCCTCACTAAGACCCGCGTTTATTCTGTAACTCCTGACGGGTTCAGGTGGAACGTCTGATGTCCTGAGGTGACTCTTGATCTCCTCGCCAGGCGCAACAAAGCGCTTTCTGTTTTTCTGCTTTGAGGAttctttttggggggttttGGCAGGGTCCAGGGTGACACCTAGTGGTTGTTCTGACAAAAtgcactctccccccccctccccccacccccttccaccccctatccccatccccccctccctgctaccCTCTCATGTACAAGtatccccccttccaccccagcCCGCCCCTCTCTCAGAAGCGTACCATGGCACGCCTTCATACTGGCTTTATTCCTCCCTAACCAGGAAATGAAAGGCAACAAAGGCAGCACTCTCGTATTGCATCAAGCCGCCATCATTTCCTTCACCCCCGCCGCAGCAAAGTGCCTCTCCCCACGTCACTCCCCGCCGTTGCCGTGGAGACCGGCCGGGTTACTATAGCGACGGCGGGTCCTCAGATGGGGTGGTAAATGATAGGGTTGGCGGGGTTCAGCCGTGCAGCATGCCAAATGATTCATTTCCAAGAAGCTGGCATCTTGTTCATTCTCTTAGCATCTGTGGAGTGAAGgactgaaggagggagagagagggagggagagggagagagagagaggggggaaagaaaacgttcttttgttttttattcGTTTTTTCTTCCCTCGTGCTGACTTTATTTGTAATGTGcgtttctttgtgtctctctctctatctctctctatctctctctctctctatctctctctatctctctctctatctctctctctctctctctcttctcccctcataGAACCAGAGAATAAACAACTCGCAGTCTGCCCAGTCATTGGCCACCCCCGTGGTTTCTGTAGCAACGCCCACCCTACCAGGCCAGGGCATGGGAGGTTACCCATCTGCCCTCTCCACATCCTACGGTACAGGTAGGTGGCAGGCTCGACGtgaacacacgctcacacacactcacacacactggtcccCACATCGAAATATACATATGCTGTTTTGATTTCACAGGCAGACACCATGTACATGTTTAATATGGACACGCAATTCAAAACATAATATAATGTGGGTTCATATCACTAAAGTATCATCagcaagagggaaaaaaaatatGATTTTTATTTGTAATCTTTCAGTCTGCAAGGTGGTTCTTTGTAGTACCTCCATTTCTTGGAAAACCAAGTTGTTACCTTACTCCAACAGCAGGTGGAgccatttacaaacacaaacctcACTGCACCATAGCTCTGGCCCCCACTTCCTCTGTGACTCAGAGTAGGCTGTGTTGACCCAGCAGGACAGTGAAGAGAGAGGCGGAAATTGTCAATTTTACTCCTCACCTCACAATTCTTTTATGCAGACCTAATGTACGTTGCAGACCTGTTGGAACTGGcctccactcctcctgaccAGTCTTCTCCTTtctatctatctgtgtgtgtgtgtgtgtgtgtgtgtgtgtgtgtgtgtgtgtgtgtgtgcagaatacTCTCTGAGCAGCGCAgacctttcctctctgtctggaTTCAACAGTGGTAACTCTCTCCACCTGGGCTCCATGAGTGGCTGGCAGCAGCAACATCTCCAGAACATGCAGCACTCAGCCCTCAGTCAGCTAGGGTGAGCACAGGACACACACGATTTCACAATTTTCTCACAGGATACGTGTTGACCCCTATCCAGAGACGTCAAAATCACAGTAACGACCGTCAGGGTCGTTCAAAGTTGAGGCATTTTGTGTGTCGCCATAAACGATATACAGTGTGTACGCGTGTTATTTCACTCAGCCgtggtgagctgtgtgtgtgcgcgcaagcGTGTGTGTCCCTCTGTAACGCCCTGTTCCTTTCCTTCCCACAGAAATTGCACTAGCACTCACTTGTGTCAGAGTTCaaatctctccctgccttctgcTCAAAGCCTGCACATCAAGTCCGAACCTGTTTCTCCTCCTAGAGATCGTAGCAGCAACACGCCGGGGGGCTACGGCCACCAGCAGCCCCAGATCCCCTCCGGCCGGCAGGACTCGGGCCGCTCCCCCGTGGACAGCCTGAGCAGCTGCGGCTCGTCCCACGAGGGCAGCGACCGCGACGAGCACCGGAACGACTTCCACTCCCCCCTGGGACTGAGCCGGCCGCCCCTGGACGAGCGCGAGAGCCCCTCGGTGAAGCGGGTGCGCCTGTCCGAGGGCTGGGCCACATGATTGgggcctcgcccccctccctcccccgtgtcgcccccgtgcccctcccccgcccgcccccctccctccccggccTCGCTCGCGGCCAGCGGGCGATCGGCTCGCGCCCCCGACACGCAATGTCACGACGTcgcccccgtccccgtcccccccttccccgcccccccagcccgAGACCCTCGTGCTAAATATCACCTTACTCACCTcctggcccccctctctctatctctctctcaactctctgtttttctctctctattgcttAAGGAAGAAAGGGGACGTCC includes the following:
- the LOC136937839 gene encoding LOW QUALITY PROTEIN: myocyte-specific enhancer factor 2C-like (The sequence of the model RefSeq protein was modified relative to this genomic sequence to represent the inferred CDS: deleted 1 base in 1 codon) → MGNGYGNHRNSPGLLVSPGGMNKNMQAKSPPPMNLGMNNRKPDLRVLIPPGAKNNMPSINQRINNSQSAQSLATPVVSVATPTLPGQGMGGYPSALSTSYGTEYSLSSADLSSLSGFNSGNSLHLGSMSGWQQQHLQNMQHSALSQLGNCTSTHLCQSSNLSLPSAQSLHIKSEPVSPPRDRSSNTPGGYGHQQPQIPSGRQDSGRSPVDSLSSCGSSHEGSDRDEHRNDFHSPLGLSRPPLDERESPSVKRVRLSEGWAT